From the genome of Streptomyces sp. V1I1, one region includes:
- a CDS encoding AraC family transcriptional regulator, producing MDRVEIRLDEPPRVANIGVGVHGVNGPHDIFRLTGLWQLHLYGYEGELILGGTVHRIRPGRVSLIPPGEEVHFHYRGRSEHLYAHLQLSGSGARHTVPVMQDAGADGPLLSALLRRGIAAMPGTPSKAAATAWAALWQVVELSASERPGGGPPAIAAAMAHIEAHLAEPLTVPDIAQVAGVSHNHLTRLFRAETGTTVVAYIRRRRLERARHLLRASTLAIPAVAAAVGIPDLQAFNKACHRELGGSPRAVRTSASPVYRRQSVQDQR from the coding sequence ATGGACCGTGTGGAGATCCGGCTGGACGAGCCCCCGCGCGTGGCAAACATCGGAGTGGGGGTGCACGGGGTCAACGGGCCGCACGACATCTTCCGGCTGACCGGTCTGTGGCAGCTGCATCTGTACGGCTACGAGGGCGAGCTCATTCTCGGCGGCACGGTCCACCGCATCCGACCCGGCCGGGTGAGTCTGATCCCGCCTGGCGAAGAGGTGCACTTTCACTACCGCGGCCGGTCCGAGCACCTGTACGCACACCTTCAGCTCTCCGGTTCGGGCGCGCGGCACACCGTTCCGGTGATGCAGGACGCCGGCGCCGACGGGCCATTGCTCTCCGCCCTGCTGCGGCGCGGCATCGCGGCGATGCCCGGTACGCCGTCGAAGGCCGCCGCCACCGCATGGGCGGCACTCTGGCAGGTGGTGGAGCTGAGCGCGTCCGAACGGCCGGGCGGGGGTCCTCCCGCCATCGCCGCCGCCATGGCCCATATCGAGGCGCACCTCGCCGAACCGCTGACCGTGCCGGACATCGCCCAGGTGGCCGGGGTCTCGCACAACCACCTCACCCGGCTCTTCCGCGCCGAGACCGGTACCACCGTGGTCGCCTACATCCGCCGCCGACGACTGGAACGGGCACGCCATCTGCTGCGCGCCTCGACGCTCGCCATCCCGGCCGTGGCGGCGGCGGTGGGCATTCCCGACCTGCAGGCCTTCAACAAGGCGTGCCACCGCGAACTGGGCGGCTCCCCCCGCGCCGTCCGCACCTCGGCCTCGCCGGTCTACCGGCGACAGAGCGTCCAGGACCAGCGGTAG
- a CDS encoding phytanoyl-CoA dioxygenase family protein: protein MSTSTSTSTRTELLTSVRMARFVAHGSLRMDAVVPQEMNDRAIEVLSAGVPDVPYGAPLDEAFPEGSFARRLVELPPVAGALRSLVGPAPTVDHHAVHIRQPHEGNAQPLHGDAIIDVRPDAFDVQLMYYPHEVTADMGGTLSVPGSHLRRTNESDTGRYQNLRGQTRLTCPAGTVVLLHHGLWHGGRRNDSDSPRYMFKIRFNPTVPQVRLWDTRDLDDPAVEAELRTSFPWYEHATGRLEIYNRVRLWRALTGDDSFDIDYWATRVSNRPTLGSNA, encoded by the coding sequence ATGTCTACAAGCACCAGCACAAGCACCAGAACGGAGCTCCTGACCTCGGTCCGGATGGCGCGGTTCGTCGCGCACGGCTCCCTGCGGATGGACGCGGTCGTACCGCAGGAGATGAACGACCGGGCGATCGAGGTTCTGTCCGCCGGAGTCCCCGACGTGCCCTATGGCGCACCGCTCGACGAGGCTTTCCCCGAAGGGTCGTTCGCGCGTCGCCTCGTTGAACTCCCGCCGGTGGCAGGGGCGTTGCGCAGTCTGGTCGGCCCCGCGCCGACCGTCGACCACCATGCCGTGCACATCCGCCAACCCCACGAGGGCAACGCCCAGCCGCTGCACGGTGACGCCATCATCGACGTACGCCCCGACGCCTTCGACGTCCAGCTCATGTACTACCCGCACGAGGTGACCGCCGACATGGGCGGCACCCTCAGCGTGCCCGGCAGCCACCTGCGCCGCACCAACGAGAGCGACACCGGCCGCTACCAGAACCTGCGCGGCCAGACCCGGCTGACCTGTCCGGCCGGCACCGTGGTGCTTCTGCACCACGGCCTGTGGCACGGCGGGCGCCGCAACGACAGCGACAGCCCCCGCTATATGTTCAAGATCCGCTTCAACCCGACCGTGCCCCAGGTACGCCTCTGGGACACCCGCGACCTCGACGATCCGGCCGTCGAGGCCGAGCTGCGTACCTCCTTCCCGTGGTACGAGCACGCCACCGGCCGGCTGGAGATCTACAACCGGGTCCGCCTCTGGCGCGCCCTGACCGGCGACGACTC